The following proteins are encoded in a genomic region of Phytoactinopolyspora mesophila:
- a CDS encoding dihydrodipicolinate synthase family protein, translated as MSKLPDVTGRDMRGVMAYPPTPALPGAERVDATDTVDLAETERMIRTLVNDGVDAIALNGTLGECATLTLDEWKAYAACAQETAEATRSGFPLFIGTTTLNTRDTVSRMRYLADLGVTGTLLGRPMWGEMTGPVMERFYRDVAEAVPELAITVYDNTAAFRGIIPRSVYRTLVELPQVVAVKYAGGASVGFRYHNDMAHTQTSFPLMPIETDWFPAWEMYGEELVGMAWSSTTACGPAPVLALRDALRENRYDEARWLTERLRWAHEPFLVGQDFMEFAKYNVPLEKIRVNEAGYIDVGKSRPPYTEDFVPEKHVQDTKDHIARYKQVVKEVAERLGRTHTEKV; from the coding sequence ATGAGCAAGCTGCCCGACGTCACCGGCCGGGACATGCGTGGTGTCATGGCCTACCCACCCACCCCCGCCCTCCCTGGCGCGGAGCGCGTGGACGCCACCGACACCGTCGACCTCGCAGAGACCGAGCGGATGATCCGCACCCTGGTCAACGACGGGGTCGACGCGATCGCGCTCAACGGCACCCTGGGCGAATGCGCCACGCTGACGCTGGACGAGTGGAAGGCGTATGCCGCCTGCGCGCAGGAGACCGCCGAGGCCACCCGGTCCGGGTTCCCACTGTTCATCGGGACAACGACACTCAACACGCGGGACACCGTGTCGCGGATGCGCTACCTGGCCGACCTCGGCGTCACGGGCACGCTGCTGGGGCGGCCGATGTGGGGCGAGATGACCGGACCGGTGATGGAGCGTTTCTACCGCGACGTCGCCGAAGCGGTGCCGGAGCTGGCCATCACGGTGTACGACAACACGGCAGCCTTCCGCGGCATCATCCCGCGCAGCGTGTACCGGACCCTTGTCGAGCTGCCGCAGGTGGTGGCCGTCAAGTACGCGGGTGGCGCGTCCGTCGGCTTCCGCTACCACAACGACATGGCGCACACCCAGACGTCGTTCCCGCTGATGCCGATCGAGACCGACTGGTTCCCGGCCTGGGAGATGTACGGCGAAGAGCTGGTGGGTATGGCGTGGTCGTCGACGACGGCGTGTGGCCCGGCTCCGGTGCTGGCACTGCGGGACGCGCTGCGTGAGAACCGGTACGACGAAGCGCGCTGGCTCACCGAGCGGCTGCGCTGGGCGCACGAGCCGTTCCTGGTCGGGCAGGACTTCATGGAGTTCGCCAAGTACAACGTCCCGCTGGAGAAGATCCGGGTGAACGAGGCCGGCTACATCGACGTCGGCAAATCCCGCCCGCCCTACACCGAAGACTTCGTCCCCGAGAAACACGTCCAGGACACCAAGGACCACATCGCCCGCTACAAGCAGGTCGTGAAAGAGGTCGCGGAACGTCTGGGCAGGACACACACAGAGAAGGTGTGA
- a CDS encoding aromatic ring-hydroxylating oxygenase subunit alpha — MTATGTSEGVQRMLADMREGVLQGRVPARIFNDQEIFDLERDKLFSTAWCFLAHESEIPKNGDYVVRYIANNSIIVVRDEHGNINANLNMCRHRGNMMCKSEMGNASHFRCSYHGWVYKNSGELIGVPYFKEGYEGQLDKKQWGMIKIRIDTYAGLIFGTLDPQAPSLDEYLGGFQFYLDIYLRQGAGGSEVHGPPDHWVAETDWKICAENFSGDGYHTPVAHQFGFHLGYFPSSGATHSEGWAVHIPDKGHGIGLGHTPGMPPFFGYPDELVEQMRGSLSAEQIEVFSKTRTAVGSVFPNLSFLIQPFSLVPGEPGVRFCTMRLWHPIGPGRMEMWSWCLVPKDASDEYKEAAYKAYTLTFGQAGTFEQDDFENWTRVTKAAGATAVRDVDFPYVMGLERPRLADFPGPGYAVSPYVTDTNFRNLWSTWLDYLTREA; from the coding sequence ATGACCGCGACCGGAACCAGCGAGGGCGTCCAGCGGATGCTGGCTGACATGCGGGAAGGTGTCCTGCAGGGACGGGTTCCCGCGCGGATTTTCAACGACCAGGAGATCTTCGACCTGGAGCGGGACAAGCTCTTCTCCACGGCGTGGTGTTTCCTCGCACACGAGTCGGAGATCCCCAAGAACGGCGACTACGTGGTGCGCTACATCGCGAACAACAGCATCATCGTGGTGCGCGATGAGCACGGGAACATCAACGCCAACCTCAACATGTGCCGGCATCGCGGCAACATGATGTGTAAGTCGGAGATGGGTAACGCCTCGCATTTCCGGTGCTCGTACCACGGCTGGGTGTACAAGAACTCCGGTGAGCTGATCGGTGTGCCCTACTTCAAGGAGGGCTACGAAGGGCAGCTGGACAAGAAGCAGTGGGGCATGATCAAGATCCGCATCGACACGTATGCGGGCCTGATCTTCGGCACGCTTGACCCACAGGCGCCGAGCCTGGACGAGTACCTGGGCGGGTTCCAGTTCTATCTGGACATCTATCTCAGGCAGGGCGCGGGTGGCAGCGAGGTACACGGCCCCCCGGACCACTGGGTGGCCGAGACGGATTGGAAGATCTGCGCGGAGAACTTCTCCGGCGACGGCTACCACACCCCGGTGGCGCACCAGTTCGGGTTCCACCTCGGGTACTTCCCGTCGTCCGGAGCGACGCACAGCGAAGGCTGGGCGGTGCACATCCCGGACAAGGGCCACGGCATCGGGCTCGGCCACACACCGGGGATGCCGCCGTTCTTCGGTTACCCGGACGAGCTGGTCGAGCAGATGCGTGGCAGCCTGTCGGCCGAGCAGATAGAGGTGTTCTCGAAAACCCGTACCGCCGTGGGCTCGGTGTTCCCGAACCTCTCCTTCCTGATCCAGCCGTTCAGCCTGGTGCCGGGTGAGCCGGGGGTGCGCTTCTGCACCATGCGGCTGTGGCATCCGATCGGTCCCGGCCGGATGGAGATGTGGTCCTGGTGCCTCGTGCCGAAGGACGCCTCGGACGAATACAAGGAGGCGGCGTACAAGGCGTACACGCTGACCTTCGGTCAGGCGGGCACGTTCGAGCAGGACGACTTCGAGAACTGGACCAGGGTCACCAAGGCGGCGGGCGCCACGGCGGTGCGGGACGTGGACTTCCCCTACGTCATGGGCCTGGAGCGCCCGCGGTTGGCGGATTTCCCTGGTCCTGGGTACGCGGTCTCGCCCTATGTCACGGACACCAACTTCCGCAACCTGTGGTCCACCTGGCTGGACTACCTGACCCGGGAGGCCTGA
- a CDS encoding aromatic-ring-hydroxylating dioxygenase subunit beta: MALNVTGVDRETRESIREFLYLESLALDERRFRDWLEAFADDAHYEIPVRVTREKLSEWELSPTSRIFDDTKETLDVRVKRLETDFAWSEQPPSRTRHFITNIIVQPTEKADEYLALSSCLVYRSRGEEITPSLFSAQRRDLLRRDGDSWLIVHRWAALDQAVVNAHNMSIFI, translated from the coding sequence ATGGCGCTGAACGTGACCGGTGTGGACCGGGAGACCCGAGAGTCGATCCGCGAGTTCCTGTACCTGGAGTCGCTGGCGCTCGACGAGCGGCGGTTCCGGGACTGGCTCGAGGCGTTCGCCGACGACGCTCACTACGAGATCCCGGTGCGGGTGACCCGGGAGAAGCTCTCCGAGTGGGAACTGTCGCCCACATCCCGGATCTTCGACGACACCAAGGAAACCCTGGATGTGCGGGTGAAACGGCTGGAGACCGACTTCGCATGGTCCGAGCAGCCGCCCTCACGCACGCGGCATTTCATCACGAACATCATTGTCCAGCCGACAGAGAAGGCCGACGAGTATCTGGCCTTGTCCAGCTGTCTCGTCTACCGAAGCCGCGGCGAGGAGATCACGCCCAGCCTCTTCTCCGCCCAGCGCAGGGACCTGCTGCGCCGCGACGGTGATAGCTGGCTGATCGTGCATCGCTGGGCCGCGCTCGACCAGGCCGTCGTGAACGCCCACAACATGTCGATCTTCATCTGA